The Ipomoea triloba cultivar NCNSP0323 chromosome 4, ASM357664v1 DNA segment CTTCTGCCTATCCTGTGTTCAACAGCTATGgtcttgtactattttttggcaGGTGTGTGAAGTGTGAACCACTGAACCCCTTCACTTTTATACAATAAAAATGATTTGGGTCAGTTCTTTTTATACTTTTTGTCATGATGTGCTGAAGAatgttattataaatatattcttctACCTCATCTTGTCTGCAGAGTTATCCGTTGCTGACTGTGTTTGGCTAGGGTTAATTCAGGGGCTGTCTCCTACCTAACCGTTGGACTTCTGGGTAGTTGTTCAGGGGAAAATGCAGCCTTATGTTATTGTTCTATTTTGTATACTttagtttataaattttataaattaacttAAAACTAAAAGCTTAAAATTTAGTAATTACTCCcattaacttattttaaaatattatttaaactctattttgtagagcttattttagagtttataatttattttaagtatacaaacataaatttgattaattcgGGGTTAAATTGTAACTTGTATtacttataatataataataatagtataggaaAATCCTTAGTTACATGTTTAAGGTATCTGGATGTCTGGTCTGCTGAATATGCAACATCTGTTGCCTATACATAACAAAGGCGGTTACACTGTAGCATTTGGAAACTTGTATATGTTTCTAGAGATCAATGTTTCTTCGTACATCTGCCTCATCCGTCAGTTTCAATACTTATCTTTATGACGATGAAGAATTTGATGGAAGGAAAACCGTTGTCGtctcatttttaattacttGTACCAAAGCTCTGCTCCTATGTTCTTACTAAGtcaaaaataaatcacaaaaagctaattaattaaatactcatattaattgtttaatcaagtcaaataattaatagtgatcaaataaattaaaattaactaataagttAATTAGTTAACAAAGACGATCTAAGTATAATTAAACGATAGTAAAATTggaaactttttaaattaatttatagtcAAATTGTAAGATGATGGTACTTGTCACGAATCATTTAAGATGATGAAAATTTGatgcaaattttttttcttacaaattcTTATTACGCCTAGAATTGCTCGCACCTTCAGGGAGGTGCCTTACACGGCCAGCAAGCAAATTTGATAAGGTGGTTCCAGCACAACCCACATACCTCACCTTGACTTCACATCTCTGTCGTTGATCTAGTCAAAGAAACGGTTATGGCTCTTAAGTAACGGTTGCGGGAGACGTGAGTGCAATAACTAGTTTGAATATGATAGAATTATTTtgtagtaaaattataattttatattacataTGATAATTGATTAACTAAGATTATTTTAAGAGATAAGAGttaaatatgtttttaattttacaagAAAGTATAATTAGGCTTACAGGTGTAATTAAACagttaaatttattaaaatcaattaaatgAATACGACGTTACTAGTTGTTGTTGATCGTCatcgttcaaaaaaaaaaagactggtTGTCTTCTTCTGATCGACGAAGAAGATGGTTGCCTTATTCATATAAAAGGCCACCAAACGAGGTCACCTTCTCAAATGGGAGAAGGTGAATAGCTGGTTGCTTTTTCCAATTGAGAAGCGACTGGTCACCTTTTTTTCAAAGAAAACGATTGGCGACCATTTATTGGTCGTCAATTTTCGTTTGAAGCATCATCGAAACCCTAAGGACTTGTTCTTATAGGTTACTAACCAATTATTAGGTCCATATGCACCAAAATGATAAGTTGAagtgtttaattgtacttttcatAACTTCAATGATCTAATTACACTTTCATATAAAGTTGGAGAATTACAATGATCTaatcaatgaatataaaaataaataaataaatgtgtcaaataggataCTAAACTTACATGCCTTGTTTTTTACTATTAGGtcactaaatttaaaatgtgtacaattaaatcattaaataagtaatatatatatatatatatatatatatatattttaaaaatttcttcaGTGCAATTTGAGTTAAAACATGACACTGCAATATGTCCTAAATTTTGATATAAACACTTTTACATATGTCCACATGAACAAAATAGTATCTGTCATATTAGAGAGTGCAATTTGAGAGTGCATGTTATAGAACGGAAGAATTATTTTACTCTGAATTACTTTATCACGCTCCAATTGACTTCAAAgttgaccaaaaaaataaaaaataaaaattacccaCGTGCGAATATCCCTAAAATAACCAACTATGGTCCATCCACGCACTCGAACCCGTCTCAGCAATCGAAACTGTCGTGGCGGCTCACGCCTAACACCCCGTCTCCACTGCCGTTAGAGCGTGGCCGCACGCGATACGGTCGGCGCGTCCCAATAGTCTAAAGCATGTTTGTTAATGCGCCTATGAGGTAAGAAGTAAAAGCTGTGCGGAGTGGTGATGTTTGCTGGCAACGTTTGAAACATCAGCCACCACATACCAACAAAATCTAAACTCTCCTCCCCATCATCCTCCACGCGCCGCCTCGATCCACCCTCAATGGGCGCCTCGGAACCTGTAAGCTACTTTGCTCTCTCTCTTTTTGCTTCTTCAGTTCAGTATTCTTGGGaaagattatatttttttaactgggatttcttttatttcttttttttgtttttgtttttttttttttttttgtttaggtGGTTGAGAGAGAGAATGAAGAAAGAGAAGCACAGAGAGATGCGGAGAGAGGAGAGATGGGTTTTCAGGCGGGAGGGAGTTACAACTACTACCCAccggcggcgccggcgccggaggggggtggtggtggtggttttCACATGGGGAGAATGCAAAGGCTGAGTGCTACAAACCCTCTTCGGCTTGTAATGGAAAGTGCCATTAGAGTTGCTTCACCTTCTCCTCCTCAACCGCCTCGCCGTTctcatcctcctcctcctcaacCGCCTCgcccttctccttctccttcccACCCTCCTATCCCTTCTCCTTCTCCGCCGCCTCAACCTTCCCCCTCTCCGCCGCCTCACATTTCAccttctccttctcctcctcctcccccgTCTTCCCAGCCGCGCTCCATCCCTACCGTCACGGTTACCCCCCAAGTAAGTCATAAAGATcaactctttttttctttttctttgaccAAGAaaatgccaaggaccttgtggtctagagTCACTAAATTGTTCTTTCATATGCGAGGTTGTGAATTCGAGCCTTtacttttgtgcttcaataggttaagaaagtagttatgaacagatacacATTGTAATAGGAGTAAACTAAGGTGTTGGATACTTGCTAAAATGGCCTATAGTCGCTcttagtgggagtcttttgtaacaattatcaagttaataGTCTGATCATGTCTTGTTCAAATGACCAATAGGTCGCTCTCACTGGGAGCAGAAATTAGTAATGGTGTACTAAGTTAAACTGTCTAACTAACTTGGCTGGACTGGGGTTGTCCCAAtcactttctttgtttttgcttttggaAAACCAAAACAGCAAATTGTAATggaattttcattttttctgcTTGACTAGCAACGTGCAGTGACAACACTGAATTCAAGAGCATACACAAACAAGTTTTCTCTGTTTCTGTTTCTTCTGCATCTGGTAGCGGCTGTAGGGCTAGTGGGATTTCTTGTATTCAAGGGGGTTGAAGGCCTAATAGAAGCAGGggatgctaagatcaaagaggaAAGGTTATTGAGGTATTTTCTGCCACAGGTGGTGGGTGCTAGTTTTCTTAGCATAACACTGGCACTCTTGTGGCAGAAGGGGTTTAGAATGTGGCCTAGATTCATGGTCCATTTCATACTTTGGAGCTCTTTTATCTTCACTCTAGCAGCTGGAATCCTCCTAATTTGCTTTCAAAGACCCGCCACAGATGGATTAGGGgttgttttcattttctttgcGATAGGGAATGGGTTGTACTCGTGTTGGGTCACACCAAGAACAGGGTTCTTTTGTGATATCATGATCAAGGCCCTCGAACCGGTTCCCAAATTTGGGGACTTGAATGAGCCTACTTATTGGATGCTTGGGGCTGGGTTTGTTTGGATGTTGTTGTGGGTTTTGGCGGTTATTGGGGCCATAAATTTCTACTTCCCACCACTGATAATCATTGCAATGGTAGTGAGCATGGCTTGGATCACGGAGGTGATGAGGAACGTGGTGAACTTGACTGTTAGTAGGGTGGTCGCCCTGTATTACCTTAGGGGAATGCAATCTCGTACTAAGTTTTGCTTCCAACGAGCTTTGTCTAACAACCTCGGAAGCGCCTGCCTTGGCTCTCTCTTCGTGCCCACCATTGAGGCTCTCAGGATTGTGGCACGCGGGTTGAATTTGCTCGAGGGAGAAGATGAGTTCATGTTTTGCTGCGCTCGCTGTGGCCTGAAAGTCATGGACTCCATCTTCAAGCGTGGCAATGGCTGGGCCTATGTTCAGGTAATTTAGCTGTGATTCTTTTCCTACTTGTGGAATTTccttttcttacattcttctcgcctttattttatttcattgttacTTAAAACGGTGATTGAAGAAACTACTCGAAATTTATTCTTTGTGCTTTAGAGTCACCTgttgtataataatataatgtctGCCTCATTGATGCTGACCTTCTAACCCTGTTCCATTTTGTTGAGATTCCTATCTTCATACTGTTTAATTATACGATACAATCTTTAATGTTTTGAGGTACATACAATTGTTGTTGTTCCATTGCAATCATTGACCTTTGACAGCTGTTTGTATTATGAAGTACTGATTAGTAtttgcaatatttttttaaaaaaattgtttcattATTTGGAAGTTTGAATTGAGTTTCAACAATGGCTTACATTCCACAGATTGCTGCTTATGGGAAAAGTTTCGTGAAAGCCTCGCAAGACACTTGGGAGCTATTTCAGATGCGGGAAATGGAGCAGATTGTCGATTCTGACATGACGAGTGCCATTTGCTTCCTCACCGGAATATGCAGTGGGTCCATCTGTGCGATCGTGGTGGCTGCTTGGACAGCCACCGTGTACAGGAACTTCACGGCCACCCTGTCGTTCTTGGCAGCCTACATAGGATACCTTTTGGTTAGTCTTCACACCTTAACCCCACTTGTTCcttaacatataatatacatatccACTTGGCCATGTGATAAAAATTTTGCAAATCAAACATGTGACAGACAAGGATTGCCATGGCTGTGCCACAAGCTTGTGTGGGATGTTACTATGTCTGCTACGCTGAGAGCCCCGAGAGCAGGTTGTTTGACAAAACGATCCACGACCGCATAATTTCGATAAAAGAGGGGCACGATATGGTTGTGCCAACCCCTAGGGTCCCCGGTCGATTTGCAAGGCAGTTCAGATAATAGTCATGCAGTTTTTTTCAACTAACCCAACCAATGTGTACATAGGGGGGGTACCTCTCTTTATTGACCACCATCAATAAGGACCAAGGACTGGAATTAGGGTTGGCCCTAGCCTGATGTTGCCACATCAATGGTGGGGGAAGATCATGATAATGTCTTGGATGCTCTTCTTGGACCACCCGCATCCGATATCTTCACCACTGTGGGACTAATCTGAATTCGGCTCGAGTCCACTTTTTTGTGTAATTAGAATAATGGGTTTCTTCACCCAAGCTCAGTCCAAGAGTATTTTATTAGCACCATCTTAGTTAGGTAGACTtctgtattattattttaattagattatcatattctttatttatgagCAATGGGTTCACCTTAAAGATGTGTTCCATATTGGGATTTTGTGGATATTTGCCTCTTTCTGAATACCCTTTTTGGCTGTCCAAAAGCACTCTAATCATCTGTGCAGTCTAAAAGTGCAATCTATAAAACTCAACTTTACAGGTATATATTAGTTCATCACACATGTGGTTCACACGTGTGTATGACTAAGCTAAAATGAATAGAAAAAGAATATGTAAGAGCATGACTATCCGTGGTTATTTAGTGGTTTATGTAAGATACATAGCCcacatggaggagagagagagttggagagagaaaaataaagagCTCCTGCAAGGATGGGGTTCTTGACTGACAAGTGGGGTGGGGAAGCAAGGGCGGGCGTTTCGCGCACAGCAGCGCCCACTGAGCGCATGCACATCAGGCGCACCTAACACAactgattttatatttttttaaatatcaaatttgtttttttttttcatcctctctttcctaatcacacttacaaaaaccgcgaaaaaactccattgataaaaATGCTCTAAGTTCTTAAGTGCCCACTTGCTAACATTTTCCTTAATATAAAACAGATTAAGATGATAAGGTAAGATGTCAGAGGCATGAAGAATCTCTATGGTCTGGAGGGAATATTACATAGGAAGTGTCAAGGATAAGAAATGAACAAGCAGCACAAAAAGAAATCCAACCACCATTTTAGGGAGGGAAGCAACCTAGAATTATTGGTTTCTCCAATCATGACTTTAGCAACTATGATACGAAAAAAGAAAGTTTGGTCTTTTAACCAAAATAGACAGCACACTGCACACTTTTGCATAATGCACATATGACAAGTTTCCAAGAAATAGCAATATGCGTGTGCAACCTTGAAACTAGAATATTCAACTACAATATGTAGCAACTATGTGGAAGTTTCTACGTGCAAATAAAAGCATTTTCTTCTTGTACCCAAAAAAGAAGTATACTCTTGAAAGCTTTACTATTCTACAAGTCTTTTAGTCTTTACTCTTTCAGGGATTTAAGAAAACCTGGATTCTATCTAATTCCCATTGTAGAGAGGGGATTGTGGGTTTGGGTGTGGGTGTGTGTATAATCAACATATTTAAAACTTCATCTCTATATTGGTTTTCAAAAAGACAAGTAAATTAATGGAAGAGAAATCAGTACACATAAAGGTACGGGCACATGCGTGCAAGAGAAGGTTTCAGTATTAGCAGAGAAAACAAAGTATCAATTCTTAAAGAACAATGTTTTCATATGGTAACAAGATTTCAGCTTCTTCAAAGCACAATAATTTATGTATAGTGAGAAAGAGTGATGGAATGCACCATGGTACGCACAGTTGCCTATGACTGTGCCTTCTCTTCTGCCACACCATCCTTTCCTTCAGTTCTCACTTCCCCAGAGCAACACCCTCCactgtggtggtggtggtggtgttggtgctGATGCTTCTTACCCTTCAATTGCTTCCTCATATCATAGGCATCTTCACCATCTGCGTAGTACTTTGCCTCTAAATCATGAATCTTGTATCCTAATGTCTCAGTGTACAACTTAAATGCTGCCCTGTTACTTTTCCTTACATGCAATGACACATATTCTGCCCCAAAGACCTGATACGGATGCCATATTGAGATGTAAGTTGAGAACATAAAGTACAATGTCATTCAATGACCATCCAAGGGAAAAGAATGAGGGCAAAACTGATGTTTTCAAATGTCATTTTAAACTTATAAGCAAGCATTAAGGGaataatttgttgaaaaaaGATTCAAAATGCCCTTTTACTTGAacatataggccctgtttggtaaataatcagtctatcagccaattttggcttatttgaccactattagttgtttggttaataagctttttgtaactccaaaatgctaaaattcaaaaggctactcaaagcagccttttcaattagctttttgataaaagaaattataccaaacagctatcagctaacagctaatttatcaaacaactttttacaatcagctaatattatcaacaaatcataccttctaacccaatcagccaacagccatttaccaaacagggccataattAAGTGACCATGAAACAGccagagagaaaaaaaaaagggtagaATCAACAACCTAGCAGCAATGAACTTGGAGTTTTTCTTATTATCAAGTGTTGGCTACATGAATGCATTGCTCTATTCAGCTAGGCTAC contains these protein-coding regions:
- the LOC116017207 gene encoding protein pns1, giving the protein MGASEPVVERENEEREAQRDAERGEMGFQAGGSYNYYPPAAPAPEGGGGGGFHMGRMQRLSATNPLRLVMESAIRVASPSPPQPPRRSHPPPPQPPRPSPSPSHPPIPSPSPPPQPSPSPPPHISPSPSPPPPPSSQPRSIPTVTVTPQQRAVTTLNSRAYTNKFSLFLFLLHLVAAVGLVGFLVFKGVEGLIEAGDAKIKEERLLRYFLPQVVGASFLSITLALLWQKGFRMWPRFMVHFILWSSFIFTLAAGILLICFQRPATDGLGVVFIFFAIGNGLYSCWVTPRTGFFCDIMIKALEPVPKFGDLNEPTYWMLGAGFVWMLLWVLAVIGAINFYFPPLIIIAMVVSMAWITEVMRNVVNLTVSRVVALYYLRGMQSRTKFCFQRALSNNLGSACLGSLFVPTIEALRIVARGLNLLEGEDEFMFCCARCGLKVMDSIFKRGNGWAYVQIAAYGKSFVKASQDTWELFQMREMEQIVDSDMTSAICFLTGICSGSICAIVVAAWTATVYRNFTATLSFLAAYIGYLLTRIAMAVPQACVGCYYVCYAESPESRLFDKTIHDRIISIKEGHDMVVPTPRVPGRFARQFR